In a genomic window of Cynocephalus volans isolate mCynVol1 chromosome 1, mCynVol1.pri, whole genome shotgun sequence:
- the LOC134372322 gene encoding interferon regulatory factor 4-like, with amino-acid sequence MAGAGGPLRLRDWLVAQIESGRYAGLRWEDAGKTLFRIPWKHVAKQGYQAQQDAALFRAWAVYKGKHLEGTDKEDPSTWKTRLRCALNKSADFREVRERSQLDISNPYKVYQIVSDGAHGPATRACAPPEEEGTPPSQQEPPGEVSEPTCRPGQDGSRLATQDEDKEQPPRLAQQGSLPPAALLPCPLADHRYQARGPEHLWSLTLSEDFSNPGCWLHVRLFYGAALVHEATARAAEGCCLSPRVAAACAAERLLGPPPRVAQLRFPEPPAGAHVLRRLLPHLERGVLLWVAPEGVFAKRLCQGRVYWRGPLAPHRARPNKLERERTCQLLDTRRFLEELRAHLQDGHPEPEYQIRLCFGEEYPGPTDQPEERLIMAHVEPVFARELLLHSKLLGTDAPLGPQPGIPDGVTHLLTQLSPP; translated from the exons ATGGCGGGAGCCGGGGGTCCTCTGCGCCTCCGCGACTGGTTGGTGGCACAGATCGAGAGCGGGCGCTACGCGGGGTTGCGCTGGGAGGACGCGGGCAAGACCCTTTTCCGCATCCCCTGGAAGCACGTAGCCAAGCAGGGCTACCAGGCGCAGCAGGACGCGGCGCTCTTCAGG GCCTGGGCCGTATACAAGGGCAAGCACCTGGAGGGCACTGACAAGGAGGACCCCTCCACCTGGAAGACCCGGCTCCGCTGCGCCCTCAACAAGAGTGCCGACTTCCGTGAGGTCCGTGAGCGCAGCCAACTGGACATCTCCAACCCCTACAAGGTCTACCAGATTGTGTCTGATGGTGCCCATGGCCCAG CCACCAGGGCCTGTGCTCCCCCTGAAGAGGAGGGCACTCCCCCGAGCCAGCAGGAACCCCCTGGGGAAGTGAGTGAGCCCACCTGCAGACCAGGCCAG GATGGCTCCAGATTAGCCACACAGGATGAAGACAAGGAGCAGCCCCCCAGGCTGGCCCAGCAGGGTTCCTTGCCACCAGCCGCTCTCCTTCCATGCCCTTTGGCTGACCACA gGTACCAGGCACGGGGTCCCGAACACCTCTGGAGCCTGACACTCTCGGAAGACTTCAGCAACCCTG GTTGCTGGCTGCACGTGCGACTCTTCTATGGCGCGGCGCTGGTGCACGAAGCCACGGCGCGCGCCGCCGAGGGCTGCTGTCTGAGCCCGCGGGTGGCCGCCGCCTGCGCCGCTGAGCGCCTGCTGGGGCCGCCCCCGCGCGTCGCCCAACTTCGCTTCCCGGAGCCGCCGGCCGGCGCCCACGTGCTGCGGCGCCTGCTGCCGCACCTGGAGCGCGGCGTGCTGCTGTGGGTGGCGCCCGAGGGCGTGTTCGCCAAGCGCCTGTGCCAGGGCCGCGTGTACTGGCGAGGCCCGCTCGCCCCGCACCGCGCCCGGCCCAACAAGCTGGAGCGCGAGCGCACCTGCCAGCTGCTCGACACGCGCCGATTCCTCGAGG AACTGCGTGCCCACCTGCAGGACGGCCACCCGGAGCCAGAGTACCAGATCCGCCTGTGCTTTGGTGAAGAGTATCCGGGCCCCACAGACCAGCCTGAGGAGCGGCTCATCATGGCCCAC GTGGAGCCAGTCTTCGCCCGTGAGCTCCTCCTGCATTCAAAGCTCCTGGGCACTGACGCCCCACTGGGTCCCCAGCCCGGCATCCCTGATGGTGTCACTCACCTTCTGACGCAGCTGAGTCCGCCCTAG
- the LOC134385184 gene encoding dual specificity protein phosphatase 15 isoform X4 → MGNGMTKMPKTRISWAGIRSHTSSLSMSHPSLCCRISPTFASRWPIPLSFAGISRSTTIVTAYVMTVTGLGWLDVLEAIKATRPIANPNPGFRQQLEEFGWGSSRKLRLQLKERFGDSPFRDEEEVRALLPLCKRRRQGSATSAASAPPHSSASEGALQRLVPRTPREAHRPLPLLARVKQTFSCLPRCLSRKGGK, encoded by the exons ATGGGGAATGGCATGACCAAG ATGCCAAAGACCCGGATCAGCTGGGCCGGAATAAGATCACACACATCATCTCTATCCATGAGTCATCCCAGCCTCTGCTGCAG GATATCACCTACCTTCGCATCCCGGTGGCCGATACCCCTGAG CTTTGCAGGTATCTCCCGCAGCACCACCATTGTGACAGCATATGTGATGACTGTGACGGGCCTAGGCTGGCTGGACGTGCTTGAAGCCATCAAAGCCACCCGGCCCATCGCCAATCCCAACCCAGGTTTTAGGCAGCAGCTTGAAGAGTTTGGCTGGGGCAGTTCCCGGAAG cttcgcCTGCAGCTGAAGGAGCGCTTCGGGGACAGCCCTTTCCGCGACGAGGAGGAGGTGCGCGCGCTGCTGCCGCTATGCAAGCGCCGCCGCCAGGGCTCTGCGACCTCGGCCGCCTCCGCCCCGCCGCACTCGAGCGCCTCCGAGGGAGCCTTGCAGCGCCTGGTGCCGCGCACGCCGCGCGAAGCCCACCGGCCGCTGCCGCTGCTGGCGCGCGTCAAGCAGACTTTCTCTTGCCTCCCGCGGTGCCTGTCCCGCAAGGGCGGCAAGTGA
- the LOC134385184 gene encoding dual specificity protein phosphatase 15 isoform X1 produces the protein MGNGMTKMPKTRISWAGIRSHTSSLSMSHPSLCCRISPTFASRWPIPLRYPYALIADLRVGPLCLLPLISLKSQNKPTVKIGSTGPLESKKHFKECINFIHCCRLNGGNCLVHCFAGISRSTTIVTAYVMTVTGLGWLDVLEAIKATRPIANPNPGFRQQLEEFGWGSSRKLRLQLKERFGDSPFRDEEEVRALLPLCKRRRQGSATSAASAPPHSSASEGALQRLVPRTPREAHRPLPLLARVKQTFSCLPRCLSRKGGK, from the exons ATGGGGAATGGCATGACCAAG ATGCCAAAGACCCGGATCAGCTGGGCCGGAATAAGATCACACACATCATCTCTATCCATGAGTCATCCCAGCCTCTGCTGCAG GATATCACCTACCTTCGCATCCCGGTGGCCGATACCCCTGAGGTACCCAT ATGCTCTCATCGCAGACCTCAGAGTGGGACCCCTGTGCCTCCTTCCACTGATTTCCTTGAAAAGCCAAAATAAGCCCACTGTGAAAATAGGATCCACAGGACCACTGGAGAG CAAAAAGCACTTCAAAGAATGTATCAACTTCATCCATTGTTGCCGCCTCAATGGGGGGAACTGCCTTGTGCACTG CTTTGCAGGTATCTCCCGCAGCACCACCATTGTGACAGCATATGTGATGACTGTGACGGGCCTAGGCTGGCTGGACGTGCTTGAAGCCATCAAAGCCACCCGGCCCATCGCCAATCCCAACCCAGGTTTTAGGCAGCAGCTTGAAGAGTTTGGCTGGGGCAGTTCCCGGAAG cttcgcCTGCAGCTGAAGGAGCGCTTCGGGGACAGCCCTTTCCGCGACGAGGAGGAGGTGCGCGCGCTGCTGCCGCTATGCAAGCGCCGCCGCCAGGGCTCTGCGACCTCGGCCGCCTCCGCCCCGCCGCACTCGAGCGCCTCCGAGGGAGCCTTGCAGCGCCTGGTGCCGCGCACGCCGCGCGAAGCCCACCGGCCGCTGCCGCTGCTGGCGCGCGTCAAGCAGACTTTCTCTTGCCTCCCGCGGTGCCTGTCCCGCAAGGGCGGCAAGTGA
- the LOC134385184 gene encoding dual specificity protein phosphatase 15 isoform X3, with the protein MGNGMTKVLPGLYLGNFIDAKDPDQLGRNKITHIISIHESSQPLLQDITYLRIPVADTPEVPIFAGISRSTTIVTAYVMTVTGLGWLDVLEAIKATRPIANPNPGFRQQLEEFGWGSSRKLRLQLKERFGDSPFRDEEEVRALLPLCKRRRQGSATSAASAPPHSSASEGALQRLVPRTPREAHRPLPLLARVKQTFSCLPRCLSRKGGK; encoded by the exons ATGGGGAATGGCATGACCAAG GTACTTCCTGGACTCTACCTTGGAAACTTCATTG ATGCCAAAGACCCGGATCAGCTGGGCCGGAATAAGATCACACACATCATCTCTATCCATGAGTCATCCCAGCCTCTGCTGCAG GATATCACCTACCTTCGCATCCCGGTGGCCGATACCCCTGAGGTACCCAT CTTTGCAGGTATCTCCCGCAGCACCACCATTGTGACAGCATATGTGATGACTGTGACGGGCCTAGGCTGGCTGGACGTGCTTGAAGCCATCAAAGCCACCCGGCCCATCGCCAATCCCAACCCAGGTTTTAGGCAGCAGCTTGAAGAGTTTGGCTGGGGCAGTTCCCGGAAG cttcgcCTGCAGCTGAAGGAGCGCTTCGGGGACAGCCCTTTCCGCGACGAGGAGGAGGTGCGCGCGCTGCTGCCGCTATGCAAGCGCCGCCGCCAGGGCTCTGCGACCTCGGCCGCCTCCGCCCCGCCGCACTCGAGCGCCTCCGAGGGAGCCTTGCAGCGCCTGGTGCCGCGCACGCCGCGCGAAGCCCACCGGCCGCTGCCGCTGCTGGCGCGCGTCAAGCAGACTTTCTCTTGCCTCCCGCGGTGCCTGTCCCGCAAGGGCGGCAAGTGA
- the LOC134385184 gene encoding dual specificity protein phosphatase 15 isoform X2, whose amino-acid sequence MGNGMTKVLPGLYLGNFIDAKDPDQLGRNKITHIISIHESSQPLLQDITYLRIPVADTPEVPIKKHFKECINFIHCCRLNGGNCLVHCFAGISRSTTIVTAYVMTVTGLGWLDVLEAIKATRPIANPNPGFRQQLEEFGWGSSRKLRLQLKERFGDSPFRDEEEVRALLPLCKRRRQGSATSAASAPPHSSASEGALQRLVPRTPREAHRPLPLLARVKQTFSCLPRCLSRKGGK is encoded by the exons ATGGGGAATGGCATGACCAAG GTACTTCCTGGACTCTACCTTGGAAACTTCATTG ATGCCAAAGACCCGGATCAGCTGGGCCGGAATAAGATCACACACATCATCTCTATCCATGAGTCATCCCAGCCTCTGCTGCAG GATATCACCTACCTTCGCATCCCGGTGGCCGATACCCCTGAGGTACCCAT CAAAAAGCACTTCAAAGAATGTATCAACTTCATCCATTGTTGCCGCCTCAATGGGGGGAACTGCCTTGTGCACTG CTTTGCAGGTATCTCCCGCAGCACCACCATTGTGACAGCATATGTGATGACTGTGACGGGCCTAGGCTGGCTGGACGTGCTTGAAGCCATCAAAGCCACCCGGCCCATCGCCAATCCCAACCCAGGTTTTAGGCAGCAGCTTGAAGAGTTTGGCTGGGGCAGTTCCCGGAAG cttcgcCTGCAGCTGAAGGAGCGCTTCGGGGACAGCCCTTTCCGCGACGAGGAGGAGGTGCGCGCGCTGCTGCCGCTATGCAAGCGCCGCCGCCAGGGCTCTGCGACCTCGGCCGCCTCCGCCCCGCCGCACTCGAGCGCCTCCGAGGGAGCCTTGCAGCGCCTGGTGCCGCGCACGCCGCGCGAAGCCCACCGGCCGCTGCCGCTGCTGGCGCGCGTCAAGCAGACTTTCTCTTGCCTCCCGCGGTGCCTGTCCCGCAAGGGCGGCAAGTGA